Part of the Spartobacteria bacterium genome is shown below.
ATTACAAAAAACTTCACTCGTAGATTACCCTGGTCACGTTGCTGCGACAGTATTCACAATTGGCTGCAATATGCGCTGTGGATACTGTCACAACCCAGAACTCGTGTTGCCAGAGCAATATCTTGACCCGATTCCGGTGAACGATATCCTAGACTGGTGCGAAACGCGCATAGGCAAGCTCGACGGCATCGCTATCACCGGTGGCGAACCGACAATGCACGCAGGGCTTGTAGATTTCTGCCGCGAGCTGAAGTCGATGGGGTTTTTGATCAAACTCGACAGCAACGGTACGCACCCAGACATGCTTGAACAAATGATTGGCGAGAAAATCATCGACTTTGTGGCCATGGATATAAAAGGACCAATCGATCGTTATAGCGAAATTGCTGCCCGCCCAATTGACACCGATACAATA
Proteins encoded:
- a CDS encoding anaerobic ribonucleoside-triphosphate reductase activating protein — translated: LQKTSLVDYPGHVAATVFTIGCNMRCGYCHNPELVLPEQYLDPIPVNDILDWCETRIGKLDGIAITGGEPTMHAGLVDFCRELKSMGFLIKLDSNGTHPDMLEQMIGEKIIDFVAMDIKGPIDRYSEIAARPIDTDTIQRTVRLLIDSGTGHEFRTTIVRSQLDASDFERIGTLVEGAQRFALQKFQPGKTLSPQFEFESSYNDYEMKELQTIMEKYVKQCVIH